The DNA segment GTGACCTGATCCGTGAACACTATCCGGACAAGACCACACCAATTGTGGTGTATTGCAAATCTGGCCTGCGCTCGGCGCGAGCCGAACACATCCTGCAAGGCATGGGTTATTTGCATGTTCACAACGGCGGCAGCATGCTGGAATTGGCGCAATGGCTGCCCCAATTCAGTCAATAAATCCATCTCCCAAATACTTGGCTGCTGCACACGCAGCAGCCTTGCCAACCCGCCCCAATATATTCCATATTGGAATATAGAAATATAAATTCATATTTTTAAGCAATAAAAAAACACTGCTATCCTGCGCCACATCCCGCTTGGTAAAGCGCCACCAGCAGCCAAACCAGTGGGTAGGTGACCAGGAAAAGGCAAGCCATCCCGCCTTCGGTTTTCCTTGGTCGCTCCTCAATCGATGTATCGTTACTCAAAGGCCATCAATGAGAACTGAAACTGCTTGGAAACTGGGCATTCTGGGGTTATCCCTGAGTACACCACCACTGATTGCAGCTGATGCCCCGTCCGCAGCCAAACCCGCGGAACGGATCGCGGTCACAGGTTCGCGCATTCCCCGCGCCACCCAGGAAGGCCCCACCAGCGTCACCGTCATCAGCAGCAAGGATCTGGACAACCTTGGTTACAAAAACGTATTCGATGCGCTGAACCAGCAAACGCAAAACACCGGCTTTACGCAAGGTGCGGATTTTGGCAATACGTTCACCCCTGCAGCCAATACCATCAGCCTGCGCGGATTGGGGCCCAACCATACACTGATCCTGATCAATGGTCGGCGGGTGGCGGAATACCCCGTTGCCTACGAAGGAAAAATCAACTTCGTCAATTTGGCCAATATCCCATCCGCGCTGGTGGACAGAATCGAGATCCTGAATGGTTCGGGCGCGGCGATCTACGGCTCGGATGCCATTGCCGGTGTGGTCAATACCGTCATCAAGAAACGAGCCCGTGGGATAGATGTGAACCTCAAAGTGGGTGGCACCCAACGTGGCGGTGGCAGCAACGGACGCCTCCAGATCAGTGGTGGAACCAGTGCTGGTCCGCTGCGTGTCTTGTTTGGCGTGGAATTGAGTCGTACCAACGAGATCTGGGCCAAAGACCGTGACTTCATGGCCGCATCGACATTGAATGGCGAAACCCCAACCAGCATCTGGTCACGGCAGGACCTGACCACCAAGCGCTATATTGCGCCAACGGACAATTGCGCAGCCTTTGCCAATCAGTTTGATGGCAGCGTGGTGCAAGTCAACAGCCGGACCGGCAGCTATTGCGGCAGCGGCAAGGCCCGCCCGACCTATTGGACCACCCAGACCCGCAACCAGAGCCAGAACGTCTATGGCGCCCTCTACTACGACCTGAACGACGACACCACACTGTTTGCGGATGCCTTCCTAGCCCTGAACAACACGCAGAACAATACACGCGGCCCCAGTTGGGTGTCGGCGGCTGACAAGGGGAGTTACTTTCTGAACCAGAACACCGGGCATTACGAGGTTTGGAAGCGCAGTTTTGCGCCGGAGGAAATCGGCGGCGTCGAAAAATTCAATCGTGAGTGGGACGATACGGCGGGCAATCTATCCTTCGGCGTAAAGGGCCGGCTGGGACAAAGCAGTTGGAACTATGAAGCAGCCTACAGCGCATCGGCCTATACCAGTTATGCCAGCGCGCCGATCATCCTGAATGGCATTGACGAATACTTCCTGGGGCTCCGGCTGGGCACCGATGCCAGTGGCGTGGCCATCTATGCGCCGGACGACGCAACATTCAACCGGCCCGCCACCCCGCAGGAATTTGCAGCACGGTATGCGCATGCGATCGCCAAGAACAACGCCTGGACCCAGAATGTGAGCCTGAGCGCCTATGGCGACCTGCTGGAATTGCCTGCCGGCCCGATTTCTGCCGCCAGCGTGGTGGAATGGGGTAATCAGGGTTATACCAATCGGCAGGACAAACGTTACAACGACAAGGTGTTCTATAACCGAGGGCCGTTTGAAGATGTAGGCGGGACACGTTCCCGTTATGCCATCGCCGGCGAACTCAACATCCCCATTGCCAAGCCGTTGAAGGCGACACTGGCCGGCCGTTACGATCACTACAGTTTTGCCGACCGCAGCGACAACAAGCTCACCTACAGTGCCGGGCTGGAATTGCGACCACTCAATACCTTACTGTTCCGTGGTAATTACGCCACCAGTTTCCGCGCGCCGGACATGAACTATATCTATCAATCCAGTACAAAAGGCTATTATTCGTCGTCCACCGACCACTATCGCTGCAAGCAGGCCAATCAGCCCATTGCCAAATGCGACTTCGCCAACGTTTCCCCTGGAGTCAATTATGTTCAGACCGGCAACAAGGAACTGAAATCGGAAAGCGGCAAATCAATGGGCCTTGGGTTGGTCTGGTCACCCACCAACAGCTTTGATGTCACTGCCGATTACTGGCGCATCACCATTGACGACCTGGTGACCAATCTGGACAGCGATCGTATCCTGCGAACTGAAGCAGATTGCCGGACTGGCGTGGAATCACCGGACTCTGCCCTGTGCATCGATACCCTGCGCCGGGTACGTCGCAACCCACCCAATGCCGTGCAGGGGCCGAATGAGGTTGTCGAGATTCTGAACAACCCGATCAACGCCGCCATGGAAAGCACCAGTGGATTCGATCTGGGCGGTACTGTCCGCTGGAAGCTTGACAATCTGGGCAGCTGGACCTGGAAAACTCAATACACCAAGGTGCTGACACACAAATACAAGCAGTTCCCAACGGATGCCGAGCAGGATCAGCTGCATGCAATGGACAACAGCGACTGGCCAGACAAGCTGATCACCGGTCTGGGCTGGTCACACAAGGATTGGTCGTCCAATGTGCAACTGACGCGCTATGGCCGCATTCCCGACGGCAGCGAGACGGCATATCTGTCGCGCACGACACTGACCAACCTCAGCGTGGGTTACCAG comes from the Chitinivorax sp. B genome and includes:
- a CDS encoding rhodanese-like domain-containing protein, which gives rise to MNGFTQFPSEMQPACSCFPTQAMLVDVRASCEFQAGHLPNAVSLPIDDLRDLIREHYPDKTTPIVVYCKSGLRSARAEHILQGMGYLHVHNGGSMLELAQWLPQFSQ
- a CDS encoding TonB-dependent receptor; this translates as MRTETAWKLGILGLSLSTPPLIAADAPSAAKPAERIAVTGSRIPRATQEGPTSVTVISSKDLDNLGYKNVFDALNQQTQNTGFTQGADFGNTFTPAANTISLRGLGPNHTLILINGRRVAEYPVAYEGKINFVNLANIPSALVDRIEILNGSGAAIYGSDAIAGVVNTVIKKRARGIDVNLKVGGTQRGGGSNGRLQISGGTSAGPLRVLFGVELSRTNEIWAKDRDFMAASTLNGETPTSIWSRQDLTTKRYIAPTDNCAAFANQFDGSVVQVNSRTGSYCGSGKARPTYWTTQTRNQSQNVYGALYYDLNDDTTLFADAFLALNNTQNNTRGPSWVSAADKGSYFLNQNTGHYEVWKRSFAPEEIGGVEKFNREWDDTAGNLSFGVKGRLGQSSWNYEAAYSASAYTSYASAPIILNGIDEYFLGLRLGTDASGVAIYAPDDATFNRPATPQEFAARYAHAIAKNNAWTQNVSLSAYGDLLELPAGPISAASVVEWGNQGYTNRQDKRYNDKVFYNRGPFEDVGGTRSRYAIAGELNIPIAKPLKATLAGRYDHYSFADRSDNKLTYSAGLELRPLNTLLFRGNYATSFRAPDMNYIYQSSTKGYYSSSTDHYRCKQANQPIAKCDFANVSPGVNYVQTGNKELKSESGKSMGLGLVWSPTNSFDVTADYWRITIDDLVTNLDSDRILRTEADCRTGVESPDSALCIDTLRRVRRNPPNAVQGPNEVVEILNNPINAAMESTSGFDLGGTVRWKLDNLGSWTWKTQYTKVLTHKYKQFPTDAEQDQLHAMDNSDWPDKLITGLGWSHKDWSSNVQLTRYGRIPDGSETAYLSRTTLTNLSVGYQFNKQSRVTVIVNNLFNRIKHDPSEGWPYYPVGSYSPHGRTAWLEVNYHFI